One genomic region from Thermodesulfobacteriota bacterium encodes:
- a CDS encoding ATP-binding protein: MKKYGLSIRTKIALTFVFLLLTGMFLVAVVSVKMAERSIARQKIDSAAILVQNLANVINQLSRDSDIRENGPGDVQSLLSSYLSPSSFDYIALVRSDGVIVSEAAFEAINLPPLSAEAKLQASAERPVCNLTGADNFSFFRRDLRLAAVFPIFKDGRRWGVIYAKSLLSDLRQEIAQIYKLTFFYIVLDAVLLFLFGYLLISRDVVRPIRRLTSLVDTIGSGDPGPFIHSEQQNEIGKLYHAFARMDKRLGEQKKEIKEYIASLENANRELNKVQEEVIRSEKLASVGRLAAGVAHEIGNPLAAIIGYVELLLQRAVSEEEERDFLARIASELQRINGIIRDLLDFSRPSPQKIEGVSVNEVIEGSLSLLSHQKTMRYIGIQTDLQPDLPLARANAQQLKQVVINILANAAAAMPIGGDLRIKSGLKEIAENDEQQRYVVIDIEDSGTGIKPEDLPRVFDPFFTTKLPGEGTGLGLAISLRIMESFGGKITVESAIGKGTKFSLILKEWRHSAISSQPSAINGE, encoded by the coding sequence ATGAAAAAATACGGCCTAAGTATCCGCACCAAAATCGCCCTTACCTTTGTGTTTCTCTTGCTAACCGGGATGTTCCTGGTGGCCGTTGTTTCCGTAAAGATGGCCGAACGGAGCATCGCCCGGCAAAAGATAGACAGCGCAGCCATTCTGGTCCAGAACCTTGCCAACGTAATCAACCAGCTATCGAGAGATTCAGACATACGGGAAAACGGACCGGGTGATGTCCAGTCCCTGCTCAGTTCTTATCTCAGCCCATCCAGTTTTGACTACATAGCCCTGGTAAGAAGCGACGGGGTGATCGTCTCAGAAGCGGCATTTGAAGCCATAAATTTGCCCCCCTTATCCGCCGAAGCAAAGCTTCAGGCCTCGGCTGAGAGACCGGTTTGTAACCTTACCGGGGCAGACAATTTCTCCTTTTTCAGGAGAGACCTGCGCCTTGCCGCCGTGTTCCCCATTTTCAAGGACGGCCGCCGGTGGGGTGTTATATATGCCAAAAGTCTGCTCAGTGACCTGCGGCAGGAGATAGCGCAGATCTACAAGCTGACCTTCTTTTACATTGTTCTTGATGCCGTGCTCCTTTTCCTTTTCGGCTATCTTCTTATCTCCAGGGATGTCGTCCGGCCCATAAGACGTCTGACCTCCCTTGTGGATACCATCGGCAGTGGAGACCCTGGCCCTTTTATACATTCCGAACAACAAAATGAAATCGGAAAACTTTACCACGCCTTTGCCCGTATGGATAAACGTCTAGGTGAACAAAAAAAAGAGATAAAGGAATACATTGCCTCCCTGGAAAATGCCAATCGTGAGCTTAATAAGGTACAGGAAGAGGTAATCCGTTCTGAAAAACTGGCCTCGGTAGGCCGGTTAGCCGCCGGAGTGGCCCATGAAATCGGTAATCCATTGGCCGCCATCATAGGTTACGTTGAGCTTTTATTACAACGTGCGGTCAGTGAGGAAGAGGAACGTGATTTTCTCGCCCGTATCGCCTCGGAGTTGCAGCGCATAAATGGTATCATACGCGACCTGCTCGATTTCTCCCGTCCCTCCCCCCAAAAGATCGAAGGAGTGTCTGTTAACGAAGTTATCGAAGGCAGTCTTTCCCTCCTTTCACATCAGAAAACCATGCGTTATATCGGTATCCAGACTGACCTACAGCCAGACCTGCCACTCGCCCGGGCCAACGCCCAGCAGTTAAAACAGGTCGTTATCAATATCCTGGCCAACGCTGCCGCCGCCATGCCTATCGGCGGAGACCTGCGCATCAAATCAGGGCTAAAGGAAATAGCCGAAAATGACGAACAACAGAGATATGTAGTGATTGATATAGAAGACAGCGGGACCGGGATCAAACCGGAAGACCTGCCCAGGGTCTTTGATCCCTTCTTCACCACAAAACTACCGGGAGAAGGCACAGGTCTGGGTCTGGCGATCTCTTTGCGTATTATGGAATCGTTTGGCGGAAAGATAACCGTAGAAAGCGCCATAGGCAAGGGCACAAAATTCAGCCTTATCCTAAAAGAATGGAGGCATTCAGCAATCAGCAGTCAGCCATCAGCTATAAACGGTGAATAG
- a CDS encoding sigma-54 dependent transcriptional regulator — MSKNRILVIDDEENMRHVLTAILKKEGYAVDTCPDAVSGLKKLEEQCYDQVLCDICMSGMDGLSFLREVGARNFDTTVIVMSAYGSVDTAIEAIKIGAYDYIDKPFKPNEIILTLKKAEERARLRRENIRLKEEVERSYSFSNIVAKSAAMLQIFDMVKKIADYKTTVLILGESGTGKELIAKAIHYNSVRRGKPLVTINCGGIPETLLESELFGHVKGAFTDAYRAKKGLFEEAHGGTLFLDEVGELPMSLQVKLLRALQDEEIRPLGDTRATKVDVRIIAATARDLAREIEKNTFRDDLFYRLNVLSIHVPPLRERREDISLLVVHFIQKYNSRLGTNVEGISPEAMHRLMEYEWRGNVRELENVVERAMVLTESKIMGLEYFPSSIQKGRDTFPDEILEGVTSIKKATKSVERALIKRALEQTKGNRTQAAHILEVSLPALLYKMKEYKIG; from the coding sequence ATGTCTAAAAATCGTATTCTGGTCATAGATGATGAAGAAAACATGCGGCACGTGTTGACAGCCATCCTTAAAAAAGAAGGCTATGCGGTGGATACGTGTCCGGACGCGGTTTCCGGCCTTAAAAAACTGGAAGAACAGTGCTATGACCAGGTCTTATGTGATATCTGCATGTCAGGCATGGACGGCCTATCCTTTTTAAGGGAGGTTGGGGCTCGAAATTTTGACACTACAGTTATAGTCATGTCGGCTTACGGGAGTGTAGATACGGCTATTGAAGCCATTAAAATCGGCGCTTATGACTATATAGACAAGCCCTTTAAGCCTAATGAAATCATCCTGACCCTGAAAAAGGCGGAGGAGCGTGCCCGACTCAGGCGGGAAAATATCCGTCTTAAGGAAGAAGTAGAGAGAAGTTATTCTTTCAGTAACATCGTAGCCAAGTCTGCGGCTATGCTTCAGATATTTGATATGGTCAAAAAGATTGCCGATTACAAGACAACCGTCCTCATACTCGGTGAAAGCGGTACTGGAAAAGAGTTAATTGCCAAGGCCATACACTATAATAGTGTGCGGCGTGGGAAACCGCTTGTTACCATAAACTGTGGCGGCATACCGGAAACTCTCCTGGAAAGCGAGCTATTTGGGCATGTAAAAGGCGCTTTTACGGATGCCTACCGGGCCAAAAAAGGCCTGTTTGAAGAAGCCCATGGCGGGACACTTTTCCTGGACGAGGTGGGCGAGCTGCCCATGTCCCTCCAGGTCAAACTACTCCGTGCCCTGCAAGACGAAGAGATACGCCCTCTCGGAGACACACGGGCTACAAAGGTCGATGTCCGGATTATTGCCGCCACCGCCAGGGATCTGGCCAGGGAGATAGAAAAAAATACCTTCCGGGATGACCTTTTCTATCGTCTTAACGTCCTTTCCATCCACGTGCCGCCGCTACGGGAAAGGCGGGAAGATATTTCCTTACTGGTCGTCCATTTTATCCAGAAGTACAATAGCCGTCTGGGCACCAATGTTGAAGGAATTTCCCCGGAAGCCATGCATCGCCTCATGGAATACGAATGGCGGGGCAATGTGCGCGAATTGGAAAATGTAGTGGAACGGGCCATGGTGCTCACAGAGAGCAAAATAATGGGGTTGGAATACTTCCCGTCCTCTATACAAAAGGGCCGTGATACCTTTCCCGACGAAATCCTGGAAGGCGTAACATCCATCAAAAAGGCCACCAAGTCCGTGGAACGGGCATTGATCAAGCGCGCCCTGGAACAAACTAAAGGAAACCGAACGCAAGCTGCTCATATACTAGAGGTAAGCCTTCCGGCCCTGCTTTATAAAATGAAAGAATATAAGATAGGGTGA
- a CDS encoding transposase, translated as MEGRGTRNKYNPEIHRRRSIRLKDYDYRQAGGYFVTVCTQNRECLFGDVADGEMRLNEAGRMTIKTWIGLTDRFPFIELDEFVVMPNHMHGIILLVGAGLALPNRGAASSAPTLGDVMRTFKSIATININRLLERTGRALWQRNYYEHIIRNEEDLNRIREYITNNPTRWAEDEDNPENIKQHANLLNM; from the coding sequence TTGGAGGGTCGGGGTACGCGGAATAAATATAACCCTGAAATACACCGCCGACGTTCCATTCGTCTGAAAGACTACGATTATAGGCAGGCCGGGGGCTATTTTGTAACTGTATGTACGCAGAACAGGGAATGTTTGTTTGGTGACGTAGCGGATGGAGAAATGCGGTTGAACGAGGCCGGACGAATGACGATAAAGACATGGATTGGTTTGACGGATCGTTTCCCGTTTATTGAATTGGATGAATTTGTGGTTATGCCCAATCATATGCACGGAATAATCCTTCTCGTAGGGGCAGGGCTTGCCCTGCCCAATAGGGGCGCAGCAAGCAGCGCCCCTACCTTGGGGGATGTTATGCGAACGTTTAAATCAATTGCTACAATCAATATAAATCGTCTTCTTGAACGCACAGGACGAGCTCTCTGGCAACGCAATTATTACGAACATATCATCCGCAATGAAGAAGACTTGAATCGTATCCGTGAATACATTACTAACAACCCCACCCGTTGGGCAGAGGATGAAGATAATCCGGAAAACATAAAACAACATGCAAATCTTTTAAATATGTAA
- a CDS encoding GspH/FimT family pseudopilin codes for MPKRKYRMNLPGNHRGFTLTELMMVVALMAIMAAIAVPNIIAQMPKYRLNGAARQVLGDLVAARMQAVSQNNELKVFFLDNHRYMILDDDDNNGTADTGEATQTKDIQTDYHDVTFNSNNDPIFQPNGTASNLATITLSNTSGSYSITISSAGRVRIN; via the coding sequence GTGCCCAAGAGGAAGTACAGAATGAACCTGCCGGGGAATCACCGTGGATTTACTCTGACGGAATTGATGATGGTGGTGGCTTTGATGGCCATCATGGCAGCCATAGCCGTCCCCAACATTATCGCACAGATGCCGAAATATCGGTTGAACGGAGCGGCCAGACAGGTCCTGGGAGATTTGGTAGCCGCAAGGATGCAGGCCGTCAGTCAAAATAATGAACTCAAGGTGTTTTTTTTAGATAACCATCGCTACATGATATTAGACGATGATGATAATAATGGCACGGCTGATACCGGTGAGGCAACACAGACAAAAGACATTCAGACGGATTATCACGATGTCACCTTTAACTCAAACAATGACCCGATATTCCAACCAAACGGCACAGCCAGCAATCTAGCTACTATAACTCTGAGCAATACCAGTGGGTCGTATAGTATTACCATTAGCAGCGCCGGACGGGTGAGAATAAATTGA
- the pilV gene encoding type IV pilus modification protein PilV translates to MDIPMVCNLQNKKGFTLIEVLVAMLVLAIGLLGLATLASTVINGNAFSNEMTTATTLAQEKLEDIQGQGYASVFSTSENYGSITGYSAYKRVASVATDSPATGMKTVTVTVSWDADAHSVDLKTILAE, encoded by the coding sequence ATGGATATTCCTATGGTGTGCAACCTACAGAATAAAAAAGGTTTTACATTGATCGAGGTCCTCGTTGCCATGCTGGTACTGGCCATAGGATTGTTGGGCTTAGCAACTTTGGCCTCAACAGTGATAAACGGTAATGCTTTCAGCAACGAAATGACCACGGCTACGACCCTGGCCCAGGAAAAACTGGAAGATATTCAAGGGCAGGGTTATGCCAGTGTATTTTCAACTAGCGAGAACTACGGCAGTATCACAGGTTACAGTGCCTACAAGAGAGTTGCAAGTGTAGCTACGGACTCCCCTGCTACAGGGATGAAAACGGTGACCGTTACGGTTTCCTGGGACGCAGATGCCCATTCGGTCGATCTGAAAACTATCCTGGCGGAATAA
- a CDS encoding prepilin-type N-terminal cleavage/methylation domain-containing protein, which produces MKRDQNKTPGFSLVELLIAIAISGMVLAAVSSLFIMQNKSYSVQEQVAEMQQNARAAMDIMTREIRTAGCDPSGSANAGIVSAASGSINFTQDITDDAGTGDPDGDTADANENITYSLYTSSGIQKIGRDTGGGNQPVAENIQALTFAYYDSAGNTTAVLADIRQIELTITARTANPDPDYTTNGGYRTCTLTSLITPRNLAY; this is translated from the coding sequence ATGAAAAGGGATCAGAATAAAACGCCCGGTTTCTCCCTGGTGGAGCTCCTTATTGCCATCGCCATCAGCGGGATGGTTCTGGCTGCCGTGTCCAGTCTATTTATCATGCAAAATAAATCCTACAGCGTCCAGGAACAGGTTGCTGAGATGCAGCAAAACGCACGGGCGGCTATGGATATCATGACCCGTGAGATAAGAACGGCAGGATGTGACCCGAGTGGCTCTGCCAATGCGGGCATTGTAAGCGCCGCCTCTGGTTCTATCAATTTTACCCAAGATATTACTGATGATGCAGGCACAGGTGATCCCGATGGGGACACGGCCGATGCCAACGAAAATATCACCTACTCACTTTATACTTCCAGCGGCATACAAAAAATCGGACGTGATACCGGCGGCGGCAACCAACCCGTTGCGGAGAATATTCAAGCGCTCACCTTTGCCTATTATGATAGCGCTGGCAATACTACTGCCGTACTGGCCGATATCCGCCAGATAGAGCTCACTATAACCGCCAGGACTGCCAATCCAGACCCTGATTATACTACCAATGGCGGGTACAGGACCTGTACTTTGACTTCTCTGATAACTCCAAGAAACCTGGCCTATTAA
- a CDS encoding pilus assembly PilX N-terminal domain-containing protein — MVQRLKSKKFRHSGMLYKNEKGIALITALLFLMVLTILATTAIVISSTDIKIGGNYKLTKQALYDAEAGIQYAIKNIENGLAAETLSLTGSSIAVNYTAPSGFSFDPITNLTQVGSNNNYSFRATGHSASSAKATIEVVIKQDPVFNYGVFGDDLVDLKASGCVYSYNSHTTPNPQPSDSTGEGDVGSNVAVQTYMSTYVDGDVALGNDEIGNEGVYIPNGVPIITGTAGVDVDRVDPDPLGAVSGDLASTFSTVSSGSNDNAWGGITGDTINLGTGNTMILYGKAGGANYYVTDINLNNGATLNIDATAGPVNIYLAGGLDAKNGSAINITGAPPDFTIYSNSTDSIVFRHGGTFKGTVYAPYAPVEMKNSSDVYGLIWANTSDIKNTGEFYFDTALKDKYLSDNVSILSWREVR; from the coding sequence ATGGTCCAAAGACTAAAGTCCAAGAAATTCCGGCACAGTGGGATGTTATATAAAAATGAAAAAGGAATTGCCCTGATTACAGCGCTCCTTTTTTTAATGGTTCTCACTATCCTGGCAACCACCGCTATCGTGATAAGTAGTACAGATATCAAGATCGGCGGTAATTATAAGTTAACTAAACAGGCACTTTATGATGCCGAGGCTGGTATCCAATACGCAATCAAAAATATCGAAAACGGCCTCGCCGCAGAAACTCTTTCTCTTACCGGAAGTTCAATAGCCGTGAACTATACGGCGCCATCCGGCTTCTCTTTTGATCCGATCACCAATCTCACACAGGTAGGAAGCAATAATAACTATAGCTTTCGGGCTACCGGACACTCTGCAAGTAGCGCCAAGGCTACTATTGAAGTGGTCATAAAACAGGATCCAGTCTTTAATTATGGCGTTTTTGGGGACGACTTAGTCGATCTGAAGGCATCTGGTTGCGTTTATAGTTATAACTCGCATACAACTCCCAACCCACAGCCATCTGACTCCACCGGTGAGGGGGATGTCGGCTCTAATGTTGCAGTCCAGACGTACATGAGTACTTATGTTGATGGTGATGTGGCGCTGGGAAATGACGAAATTGGCAACGAAGGGGTTTATATCCCGAATGGCGTTCCCATAATCACCGGCACTGCCGGCGTGGATGTTGATCGGGTGGACCCGGATCCATTGGGCGCCGTCAGTGGCGACCTGGCATCAACATTTTCAACCGTCAGCAGCGGCAGCAATGATAATGCCTGGGGTGGAATAACCGGTGATACCATCAATCTGGGCACCGGCAATACTATGATATTGTATGGGAAGGCAGGAGGCGCAAATTACTACGTAACTGATATCAACCTTAACAATGGAGCAACGCTGAACATCGATGCGACAGCCGGACCGGTCAATATCTATTTAGCCGGAGGGTTAGATGCCAAAAACGGATCGGCTATCAACATCACCGGAGCGCCACCTGACTTCACCATTTACTCCAATTCGACGGATAGTATTGTATTTAGGCATGGAGGTACCTTCAAAGGTACGGTTTATGCTCCATATGCCCCGGTTGAGATGAAAAACAGTTCGGATGTATACGGCCTTATCTGGGCCAATACTTCAGACATAAAAAACACGGGAGAATTCTACTTCGACACAGCATTAAAAGATAAGTACCTCTCCGATAATGTCTCCATATTATCCTGGAGAGAAGTTAGGTAA
- a CDS encoding pilus assembly PilX N-terminal domain-containing protein codes for MQIAIIQKPHTVKLLGAFCRDERGIVLITALLFLMVLTVLGTTAIVISSTDIKIGGNYKLSKQAFYDAEAGIQYAIKNIENGLAAETLSLTGSSIAVNYTAPSGFSFDPITTLTQVGSTSNYSFQATGHAANNTSSAIEVVIKRDTLLNYGIFGDDEIDMKNSGAAYSYDSRVTPNPTPADSTGEADIGSNEHVITHNGTIVDGDIALGEDESGNDAVYEEHGGSPGPTVTGVEGVDVDRVNPDPLGAIGGDLATTFSTVSSGSNDNVWGGITGNTINLGNGDTMILYGKAGGADYYVTDITLHNGATLNIDATAGPVNIYLTGGLDAKNGSAVNITGMPPDFTIYSNSTDKIDFKHGSAFKGTVYAPYAPVDMKNSSAVYGLIWANTVDIKNSGQFFFDTALKDKFASDDISIVSWREVRE; via the coding sequence ATGCAAATAGCTATAATACAAAAACCTCACACAGTAAAACTACTCGGAGCCTTTTGTAGAGATGAAAGAGGAATCGTACTAATTACAGCGCTCCTTTTCTTGATGGTTCTCACTGTCCTGGGAACTACGGCTATCGTGATAAGTAGCACAGATATCAAGATCGGCGGGAATTATAAGTTGAGTAAACAGGCGTTTTATGATGCCGAGGCTGGTATCCAATACGCAATCAAGAACATCGAAAACGGCCTCGCCGCAGAAACTCTTTCTCTTACCGGAAGTTCAATAGCCGTGAACTATACGGCGCCATCCGGCTTCTCGTTCGATCCGATCACCACCCTCACACAGGTGGGAAGCACCAGTAACTACAGCTTTCAGGCTACGGGCCACGCCGCAAATAATACGAGCAGCGCCATCGAGGTAGTCATAAAGCGTGATACCTTACTCAACTATGGCATATTTGGGGATGACGAAATAGACATGAAAAACTCAGGAGCAGCGTACAGCTACGACTCCCGCGTGACTCCGAATCCGACGCCGGCCGACTCCACCGGTGAGGCGGACATCGGCTCTAATGAGCATGTAATAACTCACAATGGTACAATTGTCGATGGGGATATAGCTCTGGGAGAAGACGAATCTGGAAACGATGCGGTTTATGAAGAGCATGGCGGCAGTCCCGGCCCCACAGTCACCGGCGTGGAAGGAGTAGATGTGGACCGGGTCAATCCTGACCCACTAGGCGCTATAGGCGGCGACCTGGCCACCACGTTTTCGACTGTCAGCAGCGGCAGCAATGATAATGTCTGGGGTGGAATAACCGGTAATACCATCAATCTGGGCAACGGCGACACCATGATATTGTATGGGAAGGCAGGGGGTGCTGATTACTATGTAACCGATATCACTCTTCACAATGGCGCCACACTGAATATCGATGCGACAGCCGGACCGGTCAACATCTATTTAACCGGAGGTCTGGATGCCAAAAACGGATCGGCTGTCAATATCACCGGAATGCCGCCGGACTTCACCATCTACTCTAATTCAACGGATAAGATAGACTTTAAACACGGCAGTGCTTTCAAGGGCACAGTCTATGCCCCCTATGCCCCGGTTGACATGAAAAATAGTTCGGCAGTATATGGTTTAATCTGGGCCAACACCGTGGACATAAAAAATTCCGGTCAATTTTTCTTTGATACAGCGCTGAAAGATAAGTTCGCCTCCGATGACATCTCTATAGTCTCGTGGAGAGAAGTCCGGGAATAA
- a CDS encoding TolC family protein, whose protein sequence is MFREKILTILWPVIFLAFCLPLTVYAEDGSPFKEGDVLTLTQCIEIALKNQPTLKAARSSVEVGQARVTQSKADYLPQISLNSAYDRVHTEFSGRFMSAGGTTSNYSSGVNLTQLFYDFGRTGGKIEASRQNLTMSEYEALDVIQAVILNVEQAYYNLLKSRKLLSVAEETTRQREEHLKQAQAFYRVGTRAKIDVTKAEVDLANSHLDKIKAENALKVAKASLNNAMGVRTSIAYTVEDNLQFVPFREELTAVTGEALKSRPDTLALDAQYNSQKATLESALGEYYPSLSGNAAYNLEGDEYPKDKNWNLGATITFPIFSGFATKGKVAEARAQLQKLQAEKEVLEQNVCLEVEQAFWATKEAEELIQTTEKNVIQARENLDLAEGRYKAGLGSAIEFMDAQILYTKANVDHIQALYDHKVAVATLLRAVGRLTFSAQQSAISVQQTGDRK, encoded by the coding sequence ATGTTCCGGGAAAAAATTCTTACTATTCTCTGGCCTGTAATCTTTCTTGCATTTTGCCTACCATTGACTGTGTATGCCGAGGACGGCTCCCCCTTCAAAGAAGGAGACGTCTTAACCTTAACGCAATGTATTGAAATCGCCCTAAAAAACCAGCCCACCCTAAAAGCGGCGCGTAGTTCGGTTGAGGTCGGCCAGGCCCGGGTAACCCAATCCAAGGCCGATTATCTGCCGCAGATAAGCCTGAACTCCGCCTATGACCGTGTACATACGGAATTTTCCGGCCGCTTTATGTCGGCAGGCGGAACCACCAGTAATTATTCGTCGGGAGTTAACCTTACTCAACTATTTTATGATTTTGGCCGAACGGGTGGAAAGATAGAGGCCAGCCGTCAGAATCTGACTATGAGCGAATATGAGGCGCTGGATGTTATACAAGCGGTTATTCTCAACGTTGAACAGGCTTACTATAACCTGCTTAAGTCACGAAAGTTGCTGTCCGTAGCTGAAGAAACGACACGCCAGCGGGAAGAACACCTCAAACAGGCCCAGGCCTTCTACCGGGTGGGCACCAGGGCAAAAATCGACGTCACGAAGGCTGAGGTGGACCTGGCCAATAGCCATCTGGACAAAATCAAGGCTGAGAACGCCCTTAAGGTCGCCAAAGCCTCTCTGAATAATGCTATGGGGGTCAGAACTTCTATAGCTTATACAGTGGAAGATAACCTGCAATTTGTCCCTTTCCGTGAAGAGCTTACTGCCGTCACCGGGGAGGCCCTTAAAAGCCGCCCGGACACCCTGGCCCTGGATGCCCAATACAATTCCCAGAAGGCAACCTTAGAATCTGCCCTGGGAGAATATTATCCGAGCCTTAGCGGTAACGCCGCCTACAACCTCGAAGGGGATGAATACCCTAAGGACAAAAACTGGAACCTGGGGGCTACTATAACCTTTCCTATTTTTTCCGGTTTTGCTACAAAAGGCAAGGTGGCCGAAGCGCGTGCCCAACTCCAAAAGTTACAGGCAGAAAAAGAAGTCCTTGAACAAAATGTATGTCTGGAAGTTGAACAGGCCTTTTGGGCCACAAAAGAGGCTGAAGAATTGATACAGACTACGGAAAAAAATGTGATTCAGGCCCGGGAAAATCTGGATCTGGCTGAAGGCCGCTATAAAGCAGGGCTTGGATCAGCCATTGAGTTTATGGACGCCCAGATACTATATACAAAAGCAAATGTCGATCATATCCAGGCGCTTTATGACCACAAGGTAGCCGTGGCAACGCTCTTAAGGGCGGTGGGGAGATTAACTTTCAGCGCTCAGCAGTCAGCGATCAGCGTTCAGCAGACGGGAGACAGAAAATAG
- a CDS encoding efflux RND transporter periplasmic adaptor subunit, which produces MKKKQFYIALLIFLIAIGVVFYALKGEKDTVGYKTVKVERGTIASTVLASGTVNPVVLVSVGSQVSGTIEKIYVDFNSRVEKGQIIAQIDPAVFQAEVEKARANHKSALANLEQKQAQVTDAKRTFERYRELIKNDLIAQSDVDTAETTYQSASAFFRAAEAAVSQAKAALNLAESNLRYTTIRSPVNGIVVSRNVDAGQTVAASFQAPVLFTIAKDLTKMQVDTSVDEADIGVTKPGQRAAFTVDAYPSETFIGKVLQVRNAAQVVQNVVTYDVIVSVDNSSLKLRPGMTANVSILIDERSNVIKIPTAALRFTPPEGERKKGAQETPKGPLVWKLHPDNRLELVAVKLGIANSQHAELLKGNIAEGDLLATETLSTGKKSEANKSPQFRPF; this is translated from the coding sequence ATGAAAAAAAAGCAATTTTATATAGCCCTACTGATCTTTCTTATAGCCATCGGGGTCGTTTTCTATGCCTTGAAGGGCGAAAAAGATACGGTTGGATACAAAACAGTAAAAGTAGAACGGGGAACTATTGCATCTACCGTCCTGGCCAGCGGAACAGTGAATCCGGTTGTTCTGGTGTCGGTTGGAAGCCAGGTCTCCGGCACTATCGAAAAAATCTACGTTGACTTCAACTCTCGAGTAGAAAAAGGCCAAATTATTGCCCAGATCGATCCCGCCGTTTTTCAAGCCGAGGTGGAGAAGGCCCGGGCAAACCATAAGAGCGCCCTCGCCAATCTGGAGCAGAAACAGGCACAGGTTACCGATGCCAAGAGAACATTCGAGCGTTATCGCGAATTAATAAAAAATGACCTGATTGCCCAGAGCGATGTGGATACGGCTGAAACCACTTACCAATCGGCCTCGGCCTTCTTTCGCGCCGCTGAAGCTGCTGTTTCGCAGGCCAAGGCCGCCCTTAACCTGGCGGAATCAAATTTGCGGTACACGACAATACGCTCCCCTGTAAACGGCATCGTGGTGTCACGAAATGTGGATGCGGGACAGACGGTCGCTGCCAGTTTTCAAGCGCCGGTACTCTTTACCATTGCCAAGGATTTGACTAAGATGCAGGTGGATACAAGCGTCGATGAAGCCGATATCGGCGTCACGAAGCCTGGGCAGAGAGCGGCGTTCACCGTTGACGCTTATCCAAGCGAGACCTTCATCGGAAAGGTGCTACAGGTACGCAATGCGGCTCAAGTGGTGCAGAACGTAGTGACCTATGATGTCATAGTCAGCGTGGACAACTCCTCTCTTAAGCTGAGACCGGGAATGACCGCCAATGTTTCCATCCTGATTGACGAGCGATCAAACGTCATCAAAATCCCCACTGCGGCGCTGCGGTTCACGCCACCGGAAGGAGAACGCAAGAAGGGCGCGCAGGAAACTCCCAAAGGCCCTCTCGTATGGAAATTACATCCCGATAACCGTCTTGAGCTCGTAGCCGTCAAACTTGGGATCGCAAACAGTCAACACGCAGAACTCCTCAAGGGCAACATCGCGGAAGGTGACCTCCTGGCAACAGAAACGCTTTCTACGGGGAAAAAGTCTGAAGCAAACAAGTCGCCGCAGTTCAGGCCCTTCTAA